A single genomic interval of Eleutherodactylus coqui strain aEleCoq1 chromosome 3, aEleCoq1.hap1, whole genome shotgun sequence harbors:
- the LOC136619730 gene encoding GTP cyclohydrolase 1-like → MNTYMNGEVNCSHLTSYHGAMDMKKTLVQQCLTQCNKEQHEEEDDKLTALETAYTTILKELGEDPEREGLLKTPLRAAKAMQYFTKGYQETIHDILNNAIFDENHDEIVIVKDIDVFSLCEHHLVPFFGKVHIGYLPNRKVVGLSKLARIVEIFSRRLQVQERLTKQIAIAINEALQPVGVAVVVEASHMCMVMRGVQKMNSRTVTSTMHGIFRDDPKTREEFLSLIKQ, encoded by the exons ATGAACACTTACATGAATGGAGAAGTCAACTGCAGCCATCTCACCAGTTACCATGGAGCCATGGACATGAAGAAGACTTTGGTGCAGCAATGTCTGACCCAGTGCAATAAGGAGCaacatgaggaggaggatgataaacTGACAGCTTTAGAAACTGCCTACACCACCATCTTAAAAGAACTTGGGGAGGATCCCGAAAGGGAAGGCTTACTGAAGACCCCTCTCAGAGCTGCCAAAGCCATGCAGTACTTCACCAAGGGATATCAGGAGACCATTCATG ATATACTCAACAATGCCATATTTGATGAAAACCATGATGAAATTGTCATTGTAAAGGACATCGATGTATTTTCTCTCTGTGAGCATCACCTGGTACCGTTTTTTGGCAAG GTGCACATCGGCTACTTACCAAATCGAAAAGTAGTTGGGCTTAGCAAACTGGCAAG aATTGTTGAAATCTTCAGCCGGAGATTACAAG TTCAGGAACGTCTCACAAAGCAAATTGCCATTGCAATCAATGAAGCCCTCCAGCCGGTGGGAGTAGCCGTGGTTGTGGAAGCTTC GCACATGTGTATGGTGATGCGCGGCGTACAGAAGATGAACAGCAGAACGGTCACCAGCACGATGCACGGCATCTTCAGGGACGACCCCAAGACCAGAGAAGAATTCCTCTCGCTGATCAAACAGTGA